One genomic region from Bacteroidales bacterium encodes:
- a CDS encoding phosphoethanolamine transferase encodes MKTFLQLYPVRLLCMILFVQISAIFINFQMYDFREFLIYFCWIPVFTLFYYFFRKKFIYKTILILFFIDGLISLIHWILLKGPITASSIFVFLNTNFNEAGEFLSLKLNFRFLLLLPYIALFVWSLLKTPKITYYKNGKYIVIVICLISISFFVESGINNRFVRKACPQTVKAIVSFLDEAKAFKALKQRELIQISVETSYSDENKYLFVLILGESVNRNHMSLYGYYRETTPNLDKRNDIIVFNNVISPYSNTISSVLSSLTASDINNKKRFNESVSLNDVFYSAEYKTFWLSNQLPIGVWDNAVYNLAKTFDITHYTNSSANSSYESTYTSPYDEVLFEPFRKALADTAKYKFIVLHLMGSHSAYVKRYPKEYSIFSQADNVKERTINQYDNSILYNDFFVDSLLKVLVNYSNTDTNIIASAIYLSDHGENVYDEGNTAGHDYTGVLPDANIEIPFIVWLSQSYIDNYQHKASIIKQNSSCPFMIDNLFESVIDLEFIDYKEINLRKSIFNENYNLNRKRVLEDKSNYDIRSY; translated from the coding sequence ATGAAGACGTTTTTACAACTATATCCGGTACGATTACTTTGTATGATTTTGTTTGTGCAGATTTCGGCTATTTTTATAAACTTTCAAATGTACGATTTTAGGGAATTCTTAATCTATTTCTGCTGGATACCCGTATTTACTTTGTTTTATTATTTTTTTCGTAAGAAGTTTATTTATAAAACAATTTTAATATTGTTTTTTATTGACGGACTGATTTCATTGATTCATTGGATTTTATTAAAGGGGCCGATTACGGCTTCAAGTATTTTTGTTTTTCTAAATACGAACTTCAATGAAGCAGGCGAATTTTTGTCATTAAAATTAAATTTTAGATTTTTATTGCTCTTACCTTATATTGCTTTGTTTGTGTGGTCTTTATTAAAAACGCCCAAAATAACTTATTATAAAAATGGTAAATATATTGTTATCGTAATATGTTTAATTTCTATTAGCTTCTTTGTAGAAAGCGGTATTAATAATCGTTTCGTCAGAAAAGCGTGTCCGCAAACAGTTAAGGCAATCGTATCGTTTCTTGATGAAGCAAAAGCTTTTAAAGCTTTAAAACAAAGAGAGTTAATTCAGATATCTGTTGAAACCTCATATTCAGATGAAAACAAATATCTCTTCGTCTTAATTCTTGGCGAATCGGTAAACAGAAATCATATGTCGTTATATGGTTATTATAGAGAAACTACTCCGAATTTAGATAAACGTAATGATATTATCGTTTTTAATAATGTAATAAGTCCGTATTCTAATACAATTAGCTCAGTACTTAGTTCCTTAACCGCATCAGATATTAATAATAAAAAGAGATTTAACGAAAGTGTATCTTTGAACGATGTTTTTTACAGTGCGGAATATAAAACTTTCTGGTTATCAAATCAATTACCTATAGGAGTTTGGGATAATGCAGTATATAATCTTGCAAAAACTTTTGATATTACTCATTATACCAACAGTTCGGCAAATTCTTCTTATGAAAGCACTTACACATCTCCTTACGATGAGGTTTTATTTGAACCGTTTAGGAAAGCTTTGGCAGATACAGCTAAGTATAAATTTATTGTTCTGCATTTGATGGGCAGTCATTCTGCTTATGTAAAAAGATATCCAAAAGAATACAGTATTTTTTCTCAAGCAGATAATGTAAAAGAAAGAACTATCAACCAATATGATAATTCGATTTTATATAACGATTTCTTTGTTGACAGTTTACTCAAAGTGTTAGTGAATTATTCTAATACTGATACAAATATTATTGCTTCTGCTATTTATCTTTCGGATCATGGTGAAAATGTTTATGATGAGGGAAACACTGCCGGTCACGATTATACCGGGGTTCTACCTGATGCAAATATTGAAATACCCTTTATTGTCTGGCTTTCGCAATCATATATTGATAATTACCAACATAAGGCATCAATTATAAAACAAAACTCTTCCTGTCCGTTTATGATTGATAATTTGTTTGAATCGGTTA
- a CDS encoding radical SAM protein produces the protein MKKFYTIPIFIPEKACPFRCIYCNQFTIADKIQSPSVPEVKETIETYLKTFPVEGVKKLGFFGGSFTGMSIEEQNQYLDVALPYIESKKIESVMLSTRPDYISEKILDNLKKYKVEIIELGVQSLDDEVLSKSKRGHTVSDVQNSAQLILRKGFKLGLQMMIGLPGDTFEKSIKTAHGIIDLGAHFTRIYPTIVIKDTPLEDIYKSGNYSPLALEEAVEWSKYLMKLFEENNVKILRMGLHPSEGLISGNSLIAGPFHVSFKELVLTALWKDLLEERSENIESKKIIIEVSPKAINYAIGYNALNKNALTDRFDSVVFKTNNELTGYEFNIFAE, from the coding sequence ATGAAGAAATTCTATACAATTCCTATTTTTATTCCGGAAAAAGCATGTCCGTTTAGATGTATTTATTGCAATCAATTTACTATTGCCGATAAAATACAATCGCCGTCTGTTCCGGAAGTAAAAGAAACCATAGAAACGTATTTGAAAACTTTTCCTGTTGAAGGAGTCAAAAAACTCGGATTTTTCGGAGGAAGTTTTACAGGCATGAGTATTGAGGAGCAAAATCAATATTTGGATGTTGCACTGCCTTATATTGAAAGTAAAAAAATTGAATCCGTGATGTTATCTACCCGTCCCGATTATATTTCGGAAAAGATTTTAGATAATTTGAAAAAATATAAAGTCGAGATTATTGAACTTGGAGTTCAGTCTTTGGATGATGAAGTACTTTCTAAGTCTAAAAGGGGTCATACTGTTTCTGATGTACAAAATTCCGCTCAATTGATTTTGCGGAAAGGATTTAAACTTGGTTTGCAAATGATGATAGGTTTACCCGGAGACACTTTTGAGAAATCTATTAAAACAGCTCATGGAATTATTGATCTGGGAGCGCATTTTACGCGTATTTATCCGACTATTGTTATAAAAGATACTCCTTTGGAAGATATTTATAAATCAGGAAATTACTCTCCGCTTGCATTGGAAGAAGCTGTTGAATGGAGTAAATATTTGATGAAATTATTTGAAGAAAATAATGTTAAGATTTTGCGAATGGGTTTACATCCTTCGGAAGGATTGATAAGCGGAAATAGTTTGATCGCCGGCCCTTTTCATGTATCATTTAAAGAATTAGTGTTAACAGCCTTGTGGAAAGATTTGCTTGAGGAAAGATCGGAAAATATTGAAAGTAAAAAAATTATTATTGAAGTTTCCCCTAAAGCAATAAATTATGCCATAGGATATAATGCGTTAAATAAAAATGCATTAACAGATAGATTCGATTCGGTTGTTTTTAAAACTAATAACGAACTTACCGGCTATGAATTTAATATTTTTGCGGAATGA